Proteins encoded in a region of the Dorea longicatena genome:
- a CDS encoding D-alanyl-D-alanine carboxypeptidase family protein yields the protein MKRRPHKIVSVVLLAVLIAGMGMACRIQSLESRNKRWTENTETAGKILTESGKKEAQKQTNGTENDDAAQNAKRVFGDEPAELYARSAVLMDADSGRVLFGKDTDVVRPMASTTKIMTCILALESLREHPDQTIEVSDQAASQPKVHLGMQKGEVFYIKDLLYSLMLESHNDSAVAVAEGIAGSVEEFAKEMNAKAAEIGCKNTHFITPNGLDAEDEGGVHSTTAEDLAKIMRYCIMTSGEKETFLEVTRTKEYQFQDADRKRTFSCHNHNAFLDMMDGALSGKTGFTADAGYCYVGSLRWDDRTFIVALLACGWPNNKGYKWKDTRKLMEYGLEHYQYRDIDKKMQIPEIKVAGGVDDKKPYQYCLNVPVKIERPAEENSKILMRDGEELRAKLELAKYWNAPLKKGEKIGMLTYYLDGYKVAEYELKNEKTVAKRDFSWCIFWIIKSVML from the coding sequence ATGAAAAGACGGCCGCATAAAATCGTATCGGTGGTATTGCTGGCGGTATTGATCGCTGGCATGGGCATGGCATGCCGTATACAGAGTCTGGAATCAAGGAATAAAAGGTGGACAGAGAATACGGAGACTGCCGGAAAGATTCTGACCGAATCGGGGAAAAAAGAGGCACAGAAGCAGACGAATGGAACGGAGAACGATGATGCTGCACAGAATGCGAAGCGGGTGTTCGGGGATGAACCGGCAGAACTTTATGCCAGATCGGCGGTGCTGATGGATGCGGACAGCGGCCGGGTATTGTTCGGGAAGGATACAGATGTGGTCCGTCCGATGGCAAGTACAACGAAGATCATGACGTGTATCCTTGCGTTGGAATCCTTGCGGGAACATCCGGATCAGACGATAGAAGTATCGGATCAGGCTGCGTCCCAGCCGAAGGTACATCTTGGGATGCAGAAAGGGGAAGTGTTCTACATCAAAGACCTGTTGTATTCTCTGATGCTGGAATCGCATAATGACAGCGCTGTGGCTGTGGCAGAGGGCATTGCCGGAAGTGTAGAAGAATTTGCAAAAGAAATGAATGCAAAAGCTGCAGAAATCGGCTGCAAGAACACCCACTTCATTACGCCGAACGGACTGGATGCGGAAGATGAAGGCGGCGTACATTCTACAACGGCGGAAGACCTGGCGAAGATCATGCGGTACTGTATTATGACATCCGGGGAAAAGGAGACATTTCTTGAAGTGACCCGGACGAAGGAATATCAGTTTCAGGATGCTGACAGGAAGCGTACATTTTCGTGTCATAATCATAATGCATTTCTGGATATGATGGACGGGGCACTGAGCGGCAAGACGGGATTTACGGCAGATGCGGGATACTGTTACGTGGGAAGTTTAAGATGGGATGACCGTACATTTATCGTGGCACTTCTGGCATGCGGATGGCCGAATAATAAAGGATATAAATGGAAAGATACCAGGAAGTTAATGGAGTATGGGCTGGAGCATTATCAATATCGGGATATAGATAAAAAAATGCAGATACCGGAAATAAAAGTTGCCGGTGGCGTGGATGATAAAAAGCCGTATCAGTATTGCTTGAATGTTCCTGTGAAAATTGAGAGACCGGCGGAAGAAAACTCTAAAATTCTTATGAGAGACGGGGAAGAATTGCGGGCAAAGCTGGAACTTGCAAAATACTGGAATGCACCGCTGAAAAAAGGTGAAAAGATTGGAATGTTGACATATTATTTAGATGGATATAAGGTGGCAGAATATGAATTGAAAAACGAAAAGACAGTAGCAAAACGTGATTTTTCATGGTGTATATTCTGGATTATAAAAAGTGTGATGCTTTGA